A single window of Streptomyces sp. NBC_00464 DNA harbors:
- a CDS encoding carbohydrate ABC transporter permease: protein MTTLLEREKDPAEPAPRAETPLQRALRTEPRPVWEEEPTKAGLAFKGFGLVAICAIVIIPIWVVLVTSLSDTKAINDAGGLVVWPKSITFVAYKELLSGGAVTRAAAVSVGLTVVGTVVSMVVSVLCAYGLSRRDSYAHRPLLMTLMATMFFGAGLIPTYLLVTGIGLSDSYWSMILPSAISVFNVLVLRGFFMDTAPELIDAARIDGAGEWRILLQIIMPLSRAVIAVISLFYAVGYWSQWFNAMLYIQDSEKYPLQMILRQLVLQHQVPPGAMGAAVSNGSINSLAVQMAVMILALIPVAILSPFVQKHFQKGMLTGAVKG, encoded by the coding sequence ATGACAACTCTCCTGGAACGTGAGAAGGACCCGGCAGAGCCCGCGCCCCGCGCGGAGACTCCGCTCCAGCGCGCCCTGCGCACGGAACCCCGCCCCGTCTGGGAGGAGGAGCCCACCAAGGCGGGTCTCGCCTTCAAGGGCTTCGGACTCGTCGCGATCTGCGCGATCGTGATCATCCCGATCTGGGTGGTGCTCGTCACCAGTCTCTCCGACACCAAGGCGATCAACGACGCGGGCGGTCTGGTCGTCTGGCCGAAGAGCATCACGTTCGTCGCCTACAAGGAGCTCCTCAGCGGTGGCGCGGTGACCCGCGCGGCCGCCGTGAGCGTCGGCCTCACCGTCGTCGGCACGGTGGTCAGCATGGTGGTCTCGGTCCTGTGCGCGTACGGACTGAGCCGCCGCGACTCCTACGCCCACCGTCCGCTGCTGATGACCCTGATGGCGACGATGTTCTTCGGCGCCGGGCTCATCCCCACGTACCTGCTGGTCACCGGCATCGGTCTGAGCGACAGCTACTGGTCGATGATCCTGCCCAGCGCGATCAGCGTCTTCAACGTGCTGGTCCTGCGCGGCTTCTTCATGGACACCGCGCCCGAACTCATCGACGCGGCCCGCATCGACGGCGCCGGCGAGTGGCGGATCCTGCTCCAGATCATCATGCCGCTCTCGCGTGCCGTGATCGCCGTGATCTCGCTCTTCTACGCGGTGGGCTACTGGAGCCAGTGGTTCAACGCGATGCTCTACATCCAGGACAGCGAGAAGTACCCGCTGCAGATGATCCTGCGCCAGCTGGTCCTCCAGCACCAGGTCCCGCCGGGCGCCATGGGCGCGGCGGTCAGCAACGGGTCGATCAACAGCCTCGCCGTGCAGATGGCGGTCATGATCCTCGCGTTGATCCCGGTGGCGATCCTGTCGCCGTTCGTCCAGAAGCACTTCCAGAAGGGCATGCTCACCGGCGCCGTGAAGGGCTGA
- a CDS encoding ABC transporter permease, whose amino-acid sequence MKPRATVTTDPDRTADGAGASAGGSGDGDGKDGSGTRTDRSRAIGTRGSRTAKKAKRAKKGSANTAPTGTGPQAGGITWRQRLRRDRTLVLMTLPAIALLLLFNYIPLLGNIVAFQDYDVYDLGITGSPFVGFDNFTRIFEDYRFWEVLINTLVIFITQLVLFFPIPIAIALLVNTIMSARVRAWVQAVVYLPHFFSWVLVVTVFQQMFGGAGLVAQWLREHGHEGFDLMTDPGFFKFLVSAQAVWKDAGWGVIVFLAALAAVNTDLYEAAAVDGAGRWRRMWHVTLPALRPVIALLLVLRVGSALNLDFEQILLQRDQVGAGASEILDTYIWWTGIKTGDFGYAAAAGIFKGLFSVAMVLGANKVAHMLGEQGVYSKK is encoded by the coding sequence GTGAAGCCACGGGCCACGGTTACGACCGACCCGGACCGCACCGCCGACGGGGCCGGAGCCTCGGCCGGCGGCAGCGGTGACGGGGACGGCAAGGACGGAAGCGGCACACGGACGGACAGGTCCCGCGCGATCGGTACGCGCGGATCCCGTACGGCGAAGAAGGCGAAGAGGGCGAAGAAGGGGTCGGCGAACACGGCGCCAACGGGTACCGGGCCACAGGCGGGCGGCATCACCTGGCGCCAACGGCTGCGGCGCGACCGCACCCTGGTGCTGATGACCCTGCCTGCCATCGCGCTGCTGCTGCTCTTCAACTACATCCCGCTGCTCGGGAACATCGTGGCCTTCCAGGACTACGACGTGTACGACCTGGGCATCACCGGCAGCCCCTTCGTCGGCTTCGACAACTTCACCCGGATCTTCGAGGACTACCGCTTCTGGGAAGTCCTCATCAACACCCTGGTCATCTTCATCACCCAGCTCGTCCTGTTCTTCCCCATCCCGATCGCCATCGCGCTGCTGGTCAACACGATCATGAGCGCACGGGTCCGGGCCTGGGTCCAGGCAGTCGTCTATCTGCCGCACTTCTTCTCGTGGGTGCTCGTCGTCACCGTCTTCCAGCAGATGTTCGGCGGCGCCGGGCTGGTCGCCCAGTGGCTGCGTGAGCACGGCCACGAAGGCTTCGACCTGATGACCGACCCGGGCTTCTTCAAGTTCCTGGTCTCCGCCCAGGCGGTCTGGAAGGACGCCGGCTGGGGTGTGATCGTCTTCCTGGCCGCGCTCGCCGCCGTCAACACCGATCTGTACGAGGCCGCGGCCGTGGACGGCGCGGGCCGCTGGCGCCGGATGTGGCATGTCACGCTGCCCGCGCTGCGTCCGGTCATCGCGCTCCTGCTCGTCCTGCGCGTCGGCAGCGCGCTCAACCTCGACTTCGAGCAGATCCTGCTCCAGCGCGACCAGGTCGGCGCCGGCGCTTCGGAAATCCTGGACACCTACATCTGGTGGACGGGCATCAAAACCGGCGACTTCGGCTACGCGGCGGCCGCCGGCATCTTCAAGGGACTGTTCAGCGTCGCCATGGTGCTGGGTGCCAACAAGGTCGCCCACATGCTGGGCGAGCAGGGGGTGTACTCCAAGAAATGA
- a CDS encoding extracellular solute-binding protein → MTPNSTPSSTAPSRRSFLATGAVAAVAVAGGVPLLAACGGSGSGSGSKEGTTTGKALKKVVPSYAPLNLVQPDVASVNGSSPGFTKLPDPLVVSVKSVPGKGSSFRVMTPLWGTVPKKNNPYYAAVNKAVGAKLNFDPQDGNTYQDKIGAVLAGSDIPDVMTIPGWNMQGQIRNAISAKFADLTPYLAGDAVKKYPNLANIPTGAWQYSVFGGKLRGLPMPTPIIGNAIFYRKDLIGSGAVPASADDLLAFGKEHTAPKQKVWAFDDLWTCIQKIYGLLPDAPHYWQLENGKLVHKIETKAYREALAFARKLHDGGYVHPDADAGKDADSKIRFTSGHVVMYNDGTGGWKGMVTEQAAANPKFDMQALDFFNHDGGKPVLWQDDPAGIFTFLSKKLSKAQIEEFLAIADYAAAPYGTEEFMLTNYGVKGTHYTIKDGAPTYTPQGVEEAQPSTFLFLASPPTSIAYPDQPQLAKDYAAWMARQAPNVKKPLFFGMQVVEPQRYASLYTPFDDLQKDIRRGRKKVSDVDEAVNTWKKSGGDKLRDWYQDILDKNGSGV, encoded by the coding sequence ATGACGCCGAATTCCACCCCCTCCTCCACGGCTCCGAGCCGGAGAAGCTTCCTCGCCACGGGCGCGGTCGCCGCTGTCGCCGTGGCCGGCGGGGTACCGCTGCTCGCCGCATGCGGTGGCTCGGGTTCAGGTTCAGGGAGCAAGGAAGGCACGACAACGGGCAAGGCCCTCAAGAAGGTTGTGCCGTCCTACGCCCCGCTGAACCTGGTCCAGCCCGACGTCGCCAGCGTCAACGGTTCGAGCCCCGGCTTCACCAAGCTGCCCGACCCGTTGGTCGTCTCCGTGAAGTCGGTCCCGGGCAAGGGCTCGTCGTTCCGGGTCATGACGCCGCTGTGGGGCACCGTCCCGAAGAAGAACAACCCGTACTACGCGGCCGTGAACAAGGCCGTCGGCGCCAAGCTCAACTTCGACCCGCAGGACGGCAACACCTACCAGGACAAGATCGGCGCGGTCCTCGCCGGCTCGGACATCCCGGACGTCATGACCATCCCCGGCTGGAACATGCAGGGGCAGATCCGCAACGCGATCAGCGCCAAGTTCGCGGACCTGACTCCTTACCTGGCGGGCGACGCCGTCAAGAAGTACCCGAACCTGGCGAACATCCCGACGGGCGCCTGGCAGTACTCGGTCTTCGGCGGCAAGCTGCGCGGCCTGCCGATGCCGACGCCGATCATCGGCAACGCGATCTTCTACCGCAAGGACCTCATCGGCTCCGGCGCCGTGCCGGCGAGCGCGGACGACCTGCTGGCCTTCGGCAAGGAGCACACCGCTCCCAAGCAGAAGGTCTGGGCGTTCGACGACCTCTGGACCTGCATCCAGAAGATCTACGGCCTGCTGCCGGACGCGCCGCACTACTGGCAGCTGGAGAACGGCAAGCTGGTCCACAAGATCGAGACGAAGGCATACCGCGAGGCGCTCGCCTTCGCCCGCAAGCTCCACGACGGCGGGTACGTCCACCCGGACGCCGACGCCGGCAAGGACGCCGACTCGAAGATCCGCTTCACCAGCGGTCACGTGGTGATGTACAACGACGGCACCGGTGGCTGGAAGGGCATGGTCACAGAGCAGGCGGCCGCCAACCCCAAGTTCGACATGCAGGCGCTGGACTTCTTCAACCACGACGGCGGCAAGCCGGTCCTGTGGCAGGACGACCCGGCGGGCATCTTCACCTTCCTCAGCAAGAAGCTCTCCAAGGCGCAGATCGAGGAGTTCCTCGCGATCGCCGACTACGCGGCCGCGCCGTACGGCACCGAGGAGTTCATGCTCACCAACTACGGAGTGAAGGGCACCCACTACACGATCAAGGACGGGGCCCCGACCTACACCCCGCAGGGTGTCGAGGAGGCGCAGCCCTCCACCTTCCTGTTCCTCGCCTCGCCGCCCACCTCCATCGCCTACCCGGACCAGCCGCAGCTGGCCAAGGACTACGCGGCCTGGATGGCGCGCCAGGCCCCGAACGTCAAGAAGCCCCTCTTCTTCGGCATGCAGGTCGTCGAGCCGCAGCGGTACGCCTCCCTGTACACGCCCTTCGACGACCTCCAGAAGGACATCCGCCGCGGCCGCAAGAAGGTCAGCGACGTCGACGAGGCCGTGAACACCTGGAAGAAGAGCGGCGGCGACAAGCTGCGCGACTGGTACCAGGACATTCTCGACAAGAACGGCTCCGGCGTCTGA